GCATCGTAGGCCGCCATGTCGACATGGCCATGACCGGAGAGGTTGAAGAGGATGGTCCGCTCGACCCCTTCTTCCTTGGCCTGCAGGGCCTCCTCCACCGCCGCCTTGATGGCGTGGGAGGCCTCGGGCGCCGGGATGATCCCCTCGGCGCGGGAGAAGAGGACCGCCGCCTCGAAGCAGCCGGTCTGGCCGAAGGCCCGCGCCTCGATCAGGCCGGCGTCGAGCAGCTGCGAGACCAGCGGCGCCGCACCATGATAGCGCAGGCCGCCGGCATGAATGCCGGGCGGCATGAAATCGTGTCCCAGGGTGTACATCTTGGCGATAGGCGCCATCTTGGCGGTATCGCCGTAATCGAACTCGTAAACCCCCTTGGTCAAGGTCGGACAGGACTGGGGTTCGGCGGCAACGATCCGCACCTCCTTGCCGGCCGCCTTGTCCGCCAGGAAGGGGAAGGAGATGCCGGCGAAATTGGAACCGCCGCCGTGACAGCCGATAACCACGTCCGGATAGTCGCCAGCGATGGCCATCTGCTCCTTGGCCTCCAGACCGATGACCGTCTGATGCAGGCAGACGTGATTGAGCACGCTGCCCAGCGAATAGCGGGTATCCTCGTGGGTGGCCGCATCCTCGACCGCCTCGCTGATGGCGATACCGAGCGAACCGTTGCTGTCGGGATCCTGCTCGAGAATCGCCCGGCCGGCGTTGGTCCGGTCAGAAGGCGAAGCCAGCACCTCGGCCCCCCACAGCTGCATCATCGACTTGCGGTAGGGCTTCTGGTTGAAGGAGACCTTGACCATGTAGACGGTACATTCCAGACCGAACATCTGGCAGGCCATGGCGATGGAAGAACCCCACTGCCCGGCGCCGGTCTCGCTGGCGATGCGCCGGGTGCCGGCCAGCTTGTTGTAGAAGGCCTGCGGTACGGCGGTGTTCGGCTTGTGACTGCCGGCCGGCGATACCCCTTCGTACTTGTAGTAGATTTTCGCCGGCGTTCCCAGCGCCTTTTCCAGCCGGCGGGCGCGGAACATCGGCGTCGGCCGCCAGAGCCGGTAGATTTCGCGCACTTCCTCCGGAATCGGAATCCAGCGCTCGGTCGAAACCTCCTGCTCGATCAGCCCCATGGGGAAGAGCGGCAGCAGGTCGTCGGGCGTCACCGGCTTGCCGGTCGCCGGATGCATGACCGGAGCCGGCGGGCCCGGCAGGTCGGGGATTATATTGTACCAGGATGCGGGAATGCGGTCCTCGGACAGGATAATCTTGCTCTGATCAGACATGGGTTCCTCCATTCGTTCCCAGTAGTTCGTAAAGCTTGACCGCCGGATCAGCCTCGCGCATCAGGCTTTCGCCAACAAGAAAGGCCCTGGCCCCGGCTCTCAGCAGGCGTTCGATATCGTCCCGGCAGTGAAGGCCGCTTTCGGCGACCGGCAGGCAGTCTCGCGGCAGCAGCGGCAGCAGCCGCTCGCTCACCGCCAGGTCAGTGTGAAAAGTCTTCAGGTCGCGGTTGTTGATGCCGATCATCGGCACCGCGGCGCCAGCGCTCTTCGCCAGTTCGGCCTCGTCGTGCACCTCGAGCAGCACATCGAGTTCGAGCTCCGCCGCCTCGGCAGCGAAATCCTCGAGCTGGGCCGGTTCGAGGGCCGCCGCGATCAGCAGCACGGCGTCGGCGCCAGCCGCCCGGCTCTGATAGAGCTGATAGCGGTCGATGATGAAATCCTTGCGCAGCAGAGGCAGAGCGACCTGCCGGCGGATCTGCTCCAGATAAGCCAGCTCACCATGGAAGAAATCCCGGTCGGTAAGCACCGACAGGCAGGCGGCACCGCCCCGCTCATAGGCGGCGGCGATGGCGAGCGGATCGAAATCCTCGCGGATCACCCCCTTGGAGGGCGACCCTTTCTTCACCTCGGCAATGATGGCAGTTCCGGTTTCGGCCCGCACCGACAGGGCGGCGGCGAAACCGCGCACCGGTTCGGCGTCGCGGCAACGGGATCGCTGCTCCCGCAGGTCGCTTTGGCCACGGGCGGAAGCGACTTCCTCCCTTTTCCGTTCGATGATTCTGTCGAGTATGGTCATGCGCTCTCTGTCAGCTCCTGAACCTGCAGGTCGCCTCGACCAGCCGCTCGAGGGTCTGCCGGGCCCGCCCGCTGTCGATCGCGGCGGCGGCAAGCTCCAGTCCCTGATGCGGATCGGCGGCGGCATCGGCCGCAACCAGGGCGTAGGCGGCGTTGAGCAGCACCACGTCCCGTTTCGGCCCGGCGGCGCCACCGAGAATCTCGCGAACGATGGCGGCGTTACGGCTCGCATCGCCGCCCTGCAAGTCCTCCAGCCGGCAGCAGGTGAAGCCGAATTCGGCCGGGTCGATCTCGCCCGGCTCCACCCGGCCGTCGACGATGGCGGCCATGGTCGTGCGGCCGGTCAGGGTGATCTCGTCCATGCCGTCGCTGCCGTGGACGACGAATCCCTTGCGGCAGCCGAGCCCGGCCAGCACCTCCGCCAGGGGCCGGACCATGTCCTGGCGAAAGACGCCGAGCACCTGCCGGTCGGCTCCGGCGGGATTGGTCAGCGGCCCGAGGATGTTGAAGATGGTGCGGATGCCGATCTCCCGGCGCGGCCCGATGGCGTGCTTCATGGCGCCATGCAGCGCCGGGGCGAACAGAAAACCGACCCCGACCTGCTCGATGGTTTCCGCTACCTGTTCCGGGGTCAGCTCGAGATTGACGCCGAGAGCCTCCAGCACGTCGGCGCTGCCGCAGGCCGACGAGACACTGCGGTTGCCATGTTTGGCGACCCGCACGCCGCAGGCGGCCACCACCAGGGCGACAGTGGTCGAGATGTTGAAGCTCCGGGTGCCGCTGCCGCCGGTACCACAGGTGTCGAGAATCGACTCCCGGTCGAGATTGATCTCGTCCCGGTCGAGATCGACGGTTTTGCCAACCCGAATCGGCGTCGCCCGGTCGCGCATGACGCGGGCGGCGCCGCGGATCTCCTCGACCGTCTCCCCCTTGATGCGCAGAGCGGTGATGAAAGCGCCTATCTGGGCCGGGGTCGCCTCGCCGCCCATGATCTGGTTCATGACCTCGATCATTTCCACCTCGGTCAGATCCTCTCCTTCCACCACCCTGGCAATCGCTTCCCTGATCATACGCCCTTCTCCATCACGACGCCTGTTTCAAATCGAGAAAGTTTTGCAGCAGCCTCTTGCCCTGCAGGGTCAGAATCGACTCGGGATGAAATTGCACCCCCCAGACCGGCAGCTGGCGGTGGGCCAGCCCCATGATCAGTCCGTCATCGGTCCAGGCGGTCACTTCCAGGCAGTCCGGCAGCGACTCCCGCTCGACGATCAGGGAATGGTAGCGGGTCGCCTCGAAAGGATCGGGCAGACCGGCGAAGACCCCCTGACCGTCATGATGGACGGCGCTGACCTTGCCGTGCATCAGGTAGGGGGCGCGAACCACCTTGCCGCCGAACGCCTGGCCGATCGACTGGTGCCCCAGACAGACCCCCAGGATGGGGATGCGGCCGGCCAACTCGCGGATGGCCTGCACCGAAATGCCGGCCTGGTCGGGGGTGCAGGGCCCGGGCGAAACCACCAGGTGGGTCGGTGCCAGGCGAGCGATCTGCTCGACCGTGATCCGGTCGTTGCGCCAGACCCTCACCTCGGCCCCCAACTCCCCCAGATACTGGACCAGGTTGTAGGTAAAGGAATCGTAGTTGTCGATCATCAGCAGCATGGTCAGTCCAACCCTTCCCTGGCCATTTCCACCGCCCTGAAGACGCTGCGTGCCTTGTTCAGTGTTTCCTGGTATTCCATCTCGGGATCAGAATCGGCGACGATGCCGGCGCCGGCCTGCACGTGAATCCGCTCCCCCTTGGCCACCAGCGTGCGTATGGCGATGGCCATGTCCATGTTGCCGGAAAAGCTGAAATAGCCGACGGCGCCGCCGTAGATCTCCCGGCGGACCGGCTCAAGCTCCTCGATGATCTCCATGGCTCTTATCTTCGGCGCTCCGGAGAGGGTTCCGGCGGGAAAGGTCGCCCGCAGCACGTCGAAACAGTCTCGGCCCGGCTCGACCTCGCCGCGCACGTTGGAGACAATATGCATGACGTGCGAGTAACGCTCGATGACCATCAGCTCGCTCACTTCGACACTGCCGATCCGGCAGACCCGGCCGATGTCGTTGCGGCCGAGATCAACCAGCATGATGTGCTCGGCCCGCTCCTTGGCGTCGGCAAGCAGCTCCTTTTCCAGCGCCAGGTCCTCCTCGGGCGTTTTGCCCCGCGGCCGCGTTCCGGCGATCGGCCGCACCTCGACCCGCCCCTCCTCCATGCGCACCAGGACCTCGGGCGAAGCGCCGATCACCAGCACGTCGTCGAAACGGAGAAAGAACATGTAGGGCGACGGATTCAGCGTCCGCAAAGCCCGGTAGACGTCGAAAGGATCGGCGCCCAGATCGCCGGAAAAGCGCTGGGACAGCACCACCTGGAAGATGTCACCGGCAGCGACGTACTCCTTGCAGCGCCGCACCGCCGCCATGAAATCCGGCTTGCTGAAATTGGGAACCAGTTCGGATGCCGGCCGGCCGGCGTCAGATGCGGCGGGAACGGCCTGCCGCAGCCGGGTGATCAGCTCCCGGATGGTGGTGACCGCCCGGTCGTAGACCCGGCCGGCGTCTTCGCCCGGACCGGCAAAAGCGTTGCATACAACCTTGATCGTCTGACGCACGTTGTCAAAGATCAGCAGGCTGTCGGTGATGAGAAAGCAGGCGTCCCAGACGTCGACGGCGCGCGGCCGGGTCGCCGGGATCTCCTCGACGAAACGGACCATGTCGTAGCCGTAATAGCCGACGGCGCCGCCGAAAAAACGCGGCAGGCCGGGAACGGAAACCGCCCTGTAGGCCGCCATCATCTCCTGCAGGGCGGCAAGCGGATCGTCGCTGTCGCCGCTGACGGCGACCACGCCGTCCTCGAGAATTTCGTAGTAGCGGTCCTTGCAGCGAAAAACCCGGCGGACGCCGCTGCCAAGAAAGGAATAGCGCGCCCACTTTTCGCCCCCCTCGATACTCTCGAGCAGAAAGGATGTCCTGCCGTCGTCGATCTTGCGAAAGGCCGAAACCGGGGTTTCCATGTCGGCCAGGATCTCGCGCCAGACCGGGATCAGGTTCCCCTGGGCGGCCAGCTCGACAAATTGTTCTCTGGTGGGTGAAAACATGGAGACTCCAGGGAGTTGCAATCGTTCATGATTAGCATTTTAACCCCGGATGCGTCAAGAACGGCGCCATAAAAAAGGCAGGGCGAATCCGCCCTGCCTCCGGGTCTGTTCCAGGACCGTGATCAGTCCTTATTCTCTTCCTCGGCGGAAGCCTTTTCGGCCTGCTCTTCCGCCGGAGCCTCGCCGACCGGCTGCTCGTCAGCCACTGCCTCCTGCCCTTCGGCTTCTTCGGCCGGAGTCTCCCCAGCAGCGGCTGCTTCACTGGCGCCCTCTTCCACCGCCGGTGCCTCGGCCTTGGGCTCGGCCTGCTTCGCCGCCGGCGTTTTCTTCTTCGGCTTCACCCGGATTTCCTCTTCGACCAGCTCGATGATCGACATTGCGGCATTATCGCCGGAGCGATGGCCGATCTTGATGATGCGGGTGTAGCCCCCGTTGCGCTCCTGGTAGCGCGGCGCGATACGCTCGAACAGCTTGGCCACCACCTTCTTGTCACGAATCACCTCCAGAGCCTGCCGCCGGGCGTGCAGCGTGCCGCGTTTGCCGAGGGTAATCATCTTCTCGGCGAGCTTGCGCAGCTCCTTGGCGCGGGCATCGGTGGTGGTGATTTTCTCATGCTCGAACAGCGACGTCACCATGTTGCGGAGCATGGCCTTGCGGTGACTGCTGTTGCGGCCAAGTCTCCTTCCTGTCTTACGATGGCGCATATGTCATGAATCCTTTCCGGCAGAAATATGGCGGACTACTCTTCGTCGGCCTGTTTCTGCAAAATTTTCAGGTACTCGGGATCGGGGAAGTTCTCCAGGGTCATGCCCAGGCTCAACCCCATCTCGGCCAGGATGTCCTTGATCTCGTTCAGCGACTTGCGGCCGAAGTTCTGCGTCTTGAGCATTTCGGCCTCGGTCTTCTGCACCAGGTCGCCAATCAGGCGGATGTTGGCGTTCTTCAGACAGTTGGCGCTGCGAACGGACAGCTCGAGCTCCTCGACCGACCGGTAGAGGTTTTCGTTGATCCGCCGATCCTCCTCGCTGATCTCCTCTTCCTGCGGCTCCTGGTCCTCATCGAAATTGATGAAGATCTGCAGCTGCTCCTTCAGGATCTTCGCCGCGTAGGCGACGGCGTCGTCGGGCCGGACGCTACCGTCGGTCCAGACCTCGATGGTCAGCTTGTCGTAGTCGGTGATCTGGCCGACACGGGCGTTGGTCACCGTGAAGTTCACCTTGCGGATCGGCGAATAGAGGGCGTCAATGGGGATAGTTCCGACCGGCGCCTTCTCGTCCCGGTTGCGGTCGGCGGGGACATAGCCCTTGCCCATGGTGACCACCATGTCGATCTCTACGTCGGCGTCCTTGGAGCAGGTCGCGATGTGGTGGTCGGGATTGAGGATCTCGACATGCGAGTCGGTCACGATGTCGCCGGCAGTGATGACGCCGGCGCCCTTCTTGACGATTCGCACGTTTCTGCTCTCGTGACCGTGCAGCTTGATCAGCACCCCCTTAAGGTTGAGGATGAGATCGGCGACGTCCTCGGTCACTCCCGGGATGGTGGAGAACTCGTGCAGGACACCCTTGATCCGCACCGAGCTGATCGCCGCTCCCTGCAGGGATGAAAGCAGAACCCGACGCAGCGAGTTGCCGAGCGTCGTCCCGAACCCGCGCTCGAAGGGCTCGGCGAAGAACTTCCCGTAGGCATCCGTCAGGGTATCCGCTTCAACCTGGAGACGCTTGGGCTTGATCAGGTCTCTCCAGTTTTTATACATGCGCTTCCCTCCGCTTCAGGCCGGAGCCTGAGGTCACGATGTTTTATTTCGAGTAGAGTTCGACGATGAGGCGTTCGTTGAACGCTGGGGTGGTCATCTCCTCGCGAACCGGCAGCGTCTTGACCACGCCCTTGAAGTTGTCGCGGTCGAGCTCGACCCAGGACGGGATACCGCGCCGCATCACGCCGTCGAGAGCCTCGGAAATGCGGGCGATCGAACGGCTCTTCTCGCGCAGGACAATCTCATCCCCGGGACGAACGAGGTAGGAGGGGATGTTGACCTTGCGGCCGTTCACCAGAAAATGGCCGTGACGCACCAGCTGCCGCGCCTCGTTGCGCGAGGTGGCGAAACCGAGCCGGTAGACGATGCTGTCGAGACGCCGCTCGAGCAGGACCAGCAGGTTTTCGCCGGTCACACCCCTCATCCGGTCAGCCTTCTGGAAATAGGCGCGGAACTGCTTCTCAAGCAGGCCGTAAGTGCGCTTGACGCGCTGCTTCTCGCGAAGCTGGGTCCCGTAGTCGGACACCTTGCTGCGGCCCTGACCATGCTGGCCCGGCGCGTAATTGCGCCGTTCGATGGCGCACTTGTCGGTATAGCACCTGTCCCCCTTGAGGAACAGCTTCATGTTTTCCCGCCGACACAGACGGCAGACGGAACCTGTATATCTAGCCAACGTTCGTCCTCCTTAACTGGTTAGACTCTGCGACGCTTGGGGGGGCGGCAGCCGTTATGCGGGATCGGGGTGACGTCGCGGATCGACGTCACCGACAGCCCGGCGGCAGCAATGGCCCGCAGGGCCGACTCGCGGCCGGAACCCGGCCCCTTGACCCGAACCTCGACGCTGCGCATACCGTGCTCCTGGGCCGCCTTGGCGGCGCGCTCGGCGGCGACCTGGGCGGCAAAAGGAGTACTCTTGCGGGAACCGCGGAAGCCCGATCCTCCTGCGGTCGCCCAGCTGATCACGTTGCCAGCGGGGTCGGTAATGGTGACGATGGTATTGTTGAAGGTCGCCTGGATATGCGCGATACCCGTGGCGATGTTCTTCTTCTCGACCTTCTTTCTCGATGTACGCTTGCCTGGCTTGGCCATGATTCCTCCGCCTTATTTCTTCTTGCCAGCGACAGTCTTGCGCGGCCCTTTACGGGTCCTGGCGTTGGTTTTGGTCTTCTGCCCGCGAACCGGGAGCCCCCGGCGGTGCCGCAGGCCGCGATAACAGCCAAGGTCCATCAGCCGCTTGATGTTCATGGTCACATCGCGACGCAGATCGCCCTCGACGGTGTAATCGCTGTCGATAATGGAGCGAATCTTGGCGACTTCACTTTCGGTGAGATCGTCCGACCGGGTGTTGAAATCGACGCCGGCCTTCTTCAGGATTTCCTGCGAGGTCGACCGGCCAATGCCGTAGATGTAGGTCAGGGCAATCTCGATCCGTTTGTTCCTCGGCAAATCAATACCAGCTATACGTGCCAATGTCTTGCTCCTTTACCCCTGTCTCTGCTTGTGCTTGGGATTCTCGCAGATAATGCGAACAACACCCTTGCGCTTGATGACTTTGCATTTGTCGCAGATCTTCTTGACCGAAGCTCGAACTTTCATGGTCCGTTTCCTTTTCTGGCTTTATGCGAATAACCGTCTGTCCAGGTCTCAGTCCTGGAGCCGCGTCAGTATTTCAGGCCCGTTCTCGGTCAGGGCGACGGTATGCTCGAAGTGCGCCGAATCCTTGCCATCGACCGTCACCGCCGTCCAACCGTCCTCGAGGATCCTGACCCCCGGACGTCCGGCGTTGATCATTGGCTCGATGGCCAGAACCATGCCGGCCTTCAGTTTCGGCCCCTGGCCTGGAAGACCGAAGTTGGGCACCTGCGGCGACTCGTGCAGCTTGCGTCCGATACCGTGGCCGACAAACTCGCGGACCACGCTGAAACCTTCAGGTTCGACACAGGACTGAACGGCGTGGGAAACATCGCCCAGACGCGCATCGAGCCGCATGTTGTCGATCGCCGCCGCCAAGGAGCGTTCGGTGACCTCGAGCAACCGTTTTCTCTGCGGCGAAATCTCGCCGACCGGAATGGTCAGGGCGGCATCGCCGTAAAAACCGTTGTACAGAACGCCGAAATCGATGCTCAGGATATCGCCTTCCCTGAGCGGCTCGGCATTCGGAAAACCGTGCACCACCTTTTCGTTGGGCGATGCACAAATCGAAAAAGGAAAACCGCCGTAGCCCTTGAAGGCTGGCGCGGCCTTCCTTTTGCGACATTCACGTTCGGCGAGCCGGTCGAGCTCAGCCGTGGTCACGCCAGGTCTGACCTTTTCCCGCAGGATGGCCAGTATCTCGGCGACCATCCGCCCGGCAACCCGCATCCGCTCGAGTTCCTGCCGGGTCTTCAGGACGATCATCTAGAGCTCCCGAAGGGTGGCCAGGATGTCCTCCTGGACGGCTGCCATCTCCTGCATGCCGTCGATCGCCACCAGAAGCCCTTCACGCTGGTAATACTCTACCAGAGGCGCCGTCTGCTCCTGGTAGACCTGCAACCGCTTGCGAATCGTTTCTTCGCGGTCATCGTCGCGCTGGAAAAGCTCGCCGCCGCAGGAATCGCAGACATCCGCCTTGGCCGGCGGATCGAACTTCAGATGAAAACCGCGGCCGCAGTCGCGGCAGGTCCTGCGCCCGGTCAGCCTCTCGATCAGGGCCTCGACATCGACCTCCAGCGAAATCACTGCCGACAGAGCCTTGTCCAGCCCGGCCAGGGTCGCCTTGAGCGCATCAGCCTGAGGCACGGTGCGCGGAAAGCCGTCGAGAATGAAACCCTTGTCACAGTCAGCCTGCTGCAGCCGCTCGCCGACAATCCCGATAACCACCTCGTCAGGAACCAAGGCTCCGGCATCCATGCACGCCTTCGCCTTCAGCCCCAGCTCGGTCTTCGCCGCGACGGCGGCACGAAGCATGTCCCCAGTGGAAATCTGCGGGATCCCGAAGCGTTCGATCAGCATTTTCGCCTGCGTGCCCTTACCGGCACCGGGCGGTCCAAGCAGAATGAGATTCACCGTTCAGCTTCCGTTTCAGCCACGCCGTCCCTTGAGGGTAACCCCCTTCATGAAACCCTCGTAAGACCGCGAAATGAGATGCGATTCGATCTGGGCTGCCGTATCCATACCGACGCCGACCACGATCAGCAGGGAGGTCCCGCCGAAGTAGAAGGGGACGTTCAGCTTGCCAATCAGGATGGTAGGCAGCACACAGACCAGCGACACGTAGATGGCGCCAGCAAAAGTAATGCGTCCGAGTACCATATCGATGTACTCGGCCGTTGCCTTGCCGGGACGGATCCCCGGCACATATCCTCCCTGCTTCTTGATGTTGTCGGCAACATCGACAGGGTTGAAGGTGACAGCCGTGTAGAAGTAGCAGAAAAAGATGATGAATGCAACGAAAAAGACGTTGTAGAGCCAGTGGCTCGGCGTCATCATCGAGGCGATCTTCTGCACCCACGGCACGTCGACCAGGT
The nucleotide sequence above comes from Geothermobacter ehrlichii. Encoded proteins:
- a CDS encoding TrpB-like pyridoxal phosphate-dependent enzyme — translated: MSDQSKIILSEDRIPASWYNIIPDLPGPPAPVMHPATGKPVTPDDLLPLFPMGLIEQEVSTERWIPIPEEVREIYRLWRPTPMFRARRLEKALGTPAKIYYKYEGVSPAGSHKPNTAVPQAFYNKLAGTRRIASETGAGQWGSSIAMACQMFGLECTVYMVKVSFNQKPYRKSMMQLWGAEVLASPSDRTNAGRAILEQDPDSNGSLGIAISEAVEDAATHEDTRYSLGSVLNHVCLHQTVIGLEAKEQMAIAGDYPDVVIGCHGGGSNFAGISFPFLADKAAGKEVRIVAAEPQSCPTLTKGVYEFDYGDTAKMAPIAKMYTLGHDFMPPGIHAGGLRYHGAAPLVSQLLDAGLIEARAFGQTGCFEAAVLFSRAEGIIPAPEASHAIKAAVEEALQAKEEGVERTILFNLSGHGHVDMAAYDAYFAGELEDYAYPAEAIRESLCRLPKVELGD
- the trpC gene encoding indole-3-glycerol phosphate synthase TrpC, encoding MTILDRIIERKREEVASARGQSDLREQRSRCRDAEPVRGFAAALSVRAETGTAIIAEVKKGSPSKGVIREDFDPLAIAAAYERGGAACLSVLTDRDFFHGELAYLEQIRRQVALPLLRKDFIIDRYQLYQSRAAGADAVLLIAAALEPAQLEDFAAEAAELELDVLLEVHDEAELAKSAGAAVPMIGINNRDLKTFHTDLAVSERLLPLLPRDCLPVAESGLHCRDDIERLLRAGARAFLVGESLMREADPAVKLYELLGTNGGTHV
- the trpD gene encoding anthranilate phosphoribosyltransferase, producing the protein MIREAIARVVEGEDLTEVEMIEVMNQIMGGEATPAQIGAFITALRIKGETVEEIRGAARVMRDRATPIRVGKTVDLDRDEINLDRESILDTCGTGGSGTRSFNISTTVALVVAACGVRVAKHGNRSVSSACGSADVLEALGVNLELTPEQVAETIEQVGVGFLFAPALHGAMKHAIGPRREIGIRTIFNILGPLTNPAGADRQVLGVFRQDMVRPLAEVLAGLGCRKGFVVHGSDGMDEITLTGRTTMAAIVDGRVEPGEIDPAEFGFTCCRLEDLQGGDASRNAAIVREILGGAAGPKRDVVLLNAAYALVAADAAADPHQGLELAAAAIDSGRARQTLERLVEATCRFRS
- a CDS encoding anthranilate synthase component II — its product is MLLMIDNYDSFTYNLVQYLGELGAEVRVWRNDRITVEQIARLAPTHLVVSPGPCTPDQAGISVQAIRELAGRIPILGVCLGHQSIGQAFGGKVVRAPYLMHGKVSAVHHDGQGVFAGLPDPFEATRYHSLIVERESLPDCLEVTAWTDDGLIMGLAHRQLPVWGVQFHPESILTLQGKRLLQNFLDLKQAS
- the trpE gene encoding anthranilate synthase component I, which translates into the protein MFSPTREQFVELAAQGNLIPVWREILADMETPVSAFRKIDDGRTSFLLESIEGGEKWARYSFLGSGVRRVFRCKDRYYEILEDGVVAVSGDSDDPLAALQEMMAAYRAVSVPGLPRFFGGAVGYYGYDMVRFVEEIPATRPRAVDVWDACFLITDSLLIFDNVRQTIKVVCNAFAGPGEDAGRVYDRAVTTIRELITRLRQAVPAASDAGRPASELVPNFSKPDFMAAVRRCKEYVAAGDIFQVVLSQRFSGDLGADPFDVYRALRTLNPSPYMFFLRFDDVLVIGASPEVLVRMEEGRVEVRPIAGTRPRGKTPEEDLALEKELLADAKERAEHIMLVDLGRNDIGRVCRIGSVEVSELMVIERYSHVMHIVSNVRGEVEPGRDCFDVLRATFPAGTLSGAPKIRAMEIIEELEPVRREIYGGAVGYFSFSGNMDMAIAIRTLVAKGERIHVQAGAGIVADSDPEMEYQETLNKARSVFRAVEMAREGLD
- the rplQ gene encoding 50S ribosomal protein L17 → MRHRKTGRRLGRNSSHRKAMLRNMVTSLFEHEKITTTDARAKELRKLAEKMITLGKRGTLHARRQALEVIRDKKVVAKLFERIAPRYQERNGGYTRIIKIGHRSGDNAAMSIIELVEEEIRVKPKKKTPAAKQAEPKAEAPAVEEGASEAAAAGETPAEEAEGQEAVADEQPVGEAPAEEQAEKASAEEENKD
- a CDS encoding DNA-directed RNA polymerase subunit alpha, which codes for MYKNWRDLIKPKRLQVEADTLTDAYGKFFAEPFERGFGTTLGNSLRRVLLSSLQGAAISSVRIKGVLHEFSTIPGVTEDVADLILNLKGVLIKLHGHESRNVRIVKKGAGVITAGDIVTDSHVEILNPDHHIATCSKDADVEIDMVVTMGKGYVPADRNRDEKAPVGTIPIDALYSPIRKVNFTVTNARVGQITDYDKLTIEVWTDGSVRPDDAVAYAAKILKEQLQIFINFDEDQEPQEEEISEEDRRINENLYRSVEELELSVRSANCLKNANIRLIGDLVQKTEAEMLKTQNFGRKSLNEIKDILAEMGLSLGMTLENFPDPEYLKILQKQADEE
- the rpsD gene encoding 30S ribosomal protein S4, coding for MARYTGSVCRLCRRENMKLFLKGDRCYTDKCAIERRNYAPGQHGQGRSKVSDYGTQLREKQRVKRTYGLLEKQFRAYFQKADRMRGVTGENLLVLLERRLDSIVYRLGFATSRNEARQLVRHGHFLVNGRKVNIPSYLVRPGDEIVLREKSRSIARISEALDGVMRRGIPSWVELDRDNFKGVVKTLPVREEMTTPAFNERLIVELYSK
- the rpsK gene encoding 30S ribosomal protein S11; its protein translation is MAKPGKRTSRKKVEKKNIATGIAHIQATFNNTIVTITDPAGNVISWATAGGSGFRGSRKSTPFAAQVAAERAAKAAQEHGMRSVEVRVKGPGSGRESALRAIAAAGLSVTSIRDVTPIPHNGCRPPKRRRV
- the rpsM gene encoding 30S ribosomal protein S13, with product MARIAGIDLPRNKRIEIALTYIYGIGRSTSQEILKKAGVDFNTRSDDLTESEVAKIRSIIDSDYTVEGDLRRDVTMNIKRLMDLGCYRGLRHRRGLPVRGQKTKTNARTRKGPRKTVAGKKK
- the rpmJ gene encoding 50S ribosomal protein L36, with protein sequence MKVRASVKKICDKCKVIKRKGVVRIICENPKHKQRQG
- the map gene encoding type I methionyl aminopeptidase, with the translated sequence MIVLKTRQELERMRVAGRMVAEILAILREKVRPGVTTAELDRLAERECRKRKAAPAFKGYGGFPFSICASPNEKVVHGFPNAEPLREGDILSIDFGVLYNGFYGDAALTIPVGEISPQRKRLLEVTERSLAAAIDNMRLDARLGDVSHAVQSCVEPEGFSVVREFVGHGIGRKLHESPQVPNFGLPGQGPKLKAGMVLAIEPMINAGRPGVRILEDGWTAVTVDGKDSAHFEHTVALTENGPEILTRLQD
- a CDS encoding adenylate kinase encodes the protein MNLILLGPPGAGKGTQAKMLIERFGIPQISTGDMLRAAVAAKTELGLKAKACMDAGALVPDEVVIGIVGERLQQADCDKGFILDGFPRTVPQADALKATLAGLDKALSAVISLEVDVEALIERLTGRRTCRDCGRGFHLKFDPPAKADVCDSCGGELFQRDDDREETIRKRLQVYQEQTAPLVEYYQREGLLVAIDGMQEMAAVQEDILATLREL